Proteins from a genomic interval of Daphnia pulex isolate KAP4 chromosome 4, ASM2113471v1:
- the LOC124192141 gene encoding uncharacterized protein LOC124192141 — protein MQQLVPTVKGDCYALGSQEFCANNSQVLGYDIFKRQLQCVNIISLITSPKQNGSSNKRASESRNPLHSSRKVQLKLDQENVLISTKSKTEERRRQDNGGIFQFPGSNVSAKIDLLLQPCRTGARQGVNHKCTNPLVPDLSTAGPTRPPVSPAFTCPRNGSFLQAGGQCVNDNRATSCGPSFQFNEATGQCRTRF, from the exons ATGCAGCAACTGGTTCCGACCGTGAAAGGAGATTGCTACGCATTAGGATCGCAGGAGTTCTGTGCAAACAATTCACAAGTACTGGGTTACGATATTTTCAAACGCCAATTACAGTGCGTCAACATCATCAGCCTTATTACCTCACCAAAACAAAACGGATCGTCCAATAAAAGGGCCTCTGAATCACGTAACCCACTGCATTCTTCTAGAAAAGTTCAATTAAAGTTGGATCAAGAAAACGTTTTAATAAgtacaaaaagtaaaacagaAGAAAGACGCCGACAGGACAACGGTGGGATATTTCAATTCCCAGGATCTAACGTGTCAGCGaaaattgatttacttttaCAACCCTGTCGGACTGGAGCTCGGCAAGGCGTCAACCATAAATGCACAAATCCATTAGT GCCAGATTTGAGCACTGCAGGACCAACGCGGCCACCAGTTAGTCCGGCATTCACCTGCCCGAGAAACGGGAGCTTCTTGCAAGCTGGAGGACAGTGCGTGAATGACAATCGTGCAACCAGTTGCGGCCCATCTTTTCAATTTAACGAGGCCACCGGGCAGTGCCGAACAAGATTTTAG
- the LOC124192225 gene encoding uncharacterized protein LOC124192225 isoform X2 has protein sequence MPRVKCNTPKSLVKVCVEFIANNFDIWCRQSPIELYEIGPEIGSNPFDQLLLEHIVKANRNIDNIVLQHLLTPQLTRVVLCGQELLELASNRCPQLKHLRINGCKLNFWPKFEKLQVLQFSSGGAEDSFLHTIGTYCTDLRELDLRRCHRVTDYGIQGLCVSVDNLGRNCETLGQCKSIQLLSLERTVRVTKKGLQMALNNMPILRNLHHDATVEALAEIANNSFNGRLLDPPEFALSVLRMPFNSPDYESGNLRLALSLCPSVTVLRIVEAEGFSNIDLIGLSLMALKSIRELSIYGDLKLQNHTTSKLTFNGGVVPLLKAIGIMLKRLKLENLKNVNIETVVEFCPNLLKFCLIDNLSYTTTCQKVQKSVIFQQSKEISMFQKLRILNIEILQFEEFILTGLSSSDHLMKLETLVLLLSSPLLSNITILSCDSLTDHVFFAAAKLHRFQNLEILFLQNCHYVTKRGIDILMQDGNVLERVELNDCMNVSSEKNMQDWVDQAKKKNWILAVDCDEKSMWN, from the exons ATGCCACGAGTGAAATGTAACACTCCAAAATCTCTAGTAAAAGTGTGTGTTGAATTTATtgcaaataactttgatatatGGTGTAGACAATCACCAATTGAACTATATGAAATTGGTCCCGAAATAGGCAGCAATCCCTTTGATCAATTAC TTTTAGAACATATTGTTAAAGCAAACAGAAACATAGACAATATAGTTTTGCAGCATCTACTTACTCCACAACTCACTAGGGTAGTTCTGTGTGGCCAAGAACTTCTTGAACTTGCTTCAAATAGATGCCCT CAGCTGAAACATTTGAGAATAAATGGttgtaaattgaatttctggccaaaatttgaaaaactgcAAGTATTACAATTTTCTTCAGGTGGAGCTGAAGACAGCTTTTTACATACTATTGGAACTTACTGTACCGATTTAAG GGAATTGGATCTTAGACGCTGCCATCGTGTGACTGATTATGGCATTCAAGGACTGTGTGTCAGTGTGGATAATCTGGGTAGAAATTGTGAAACTCTGGGACAATGTAAATCCATTCAGTTATTAAGTCTTGAGCGCACAGTAAGGGTGACGAAGAAGGGTTTACAAATGGCGCTCAATAACATGCCTATCTTGAGAAACCTACATCATGACGCTACTGTTGAAGCCTTGGCAGAAATTGCAAACAATTCTTTTAATGGCAGACTCCTGGATCCCCCCGAATTCGCCTTGTCCGTGCTACGTATGCCCTTCAACTCACCTGATTATGAAAGTGGTAACTTAAGATTAGCATTGTCCTTGTGCCCTTCCGTTACGGTGTTACGTATCGTAGAGGCAGAGGGATTTTCTAATATAGACCTTATAGGGCTATCCTTAATGGCCCTTAAAAGCATACGCGAGCTCTCTATATATGGAGATTTGAAATTACAAAATCACACCACCAGTAAATTGACTTTTAATGGGGGTGTGGTTCCACTTCTGAAAGCTATTGGAATTATGCTTAAGAGGCTTAAgctagaaaatttaaaaaatgtcaatattGAAACTGTAGTAGAATTTTGtccaaatcttttaaaattttgtctaATTGACAATCTTAGTTATACTACAACTTGTCAAAAAGTGCAAAAATCTGTGATATTCCAACAAagcaaagaaatttcaatgtttcaaAAGCTTAGGATTTTGAACATAGAAATACTTCAATTTGAAGAATTCATTTTAACTGGACTTAGCAGCAGTGATCATTTGATGAAGTTGGAAACATTAGTTCTTCTATTGTCTTCTCCCTTGTTGAGTAATATTACTATTTTAAGTTGTGATTCTCTCACTGATCACGTTTTCTTTGCGGCCGCTAAGCTCCACCGCTTTCAGAATCTCGAGATATTGTTCCTACAAAATTGCCATTATGTTACAAAAAGGGGTATCGATATTTTAATGCAAGATGGCAACGTTCTGGAAAGAGTCGAATTGAACGACTGCATGAATGTATcttctgaaaaaaatatgcaggATTGGGTTGaccaagcaaaaaagaaaaattggatatTAGCAGTCGATTGTGATGAGAAGTCGATGTGGAACtga
- the LOC124192225 gene encoding uncharacterized protein LOC124192225 isoform X1, with protein MPRVKCNTPKSLVKVCVEFIANNFDIWCRQSPIELYEIGPEIGSNPFDQLPCTVLEHIVKANRNIDNIVLQHLLTPQLTRVVLCGQELLELASNRCPQLKHLRINGCKLNFWPKFEKLQVLQFSSGGAEDSFLHTIGTYCTDLRELDLRRCHRVTDYGIQGLCVSVDNLGRNCETLGQCKSIQLLSLERTVRVTKKGLQMALNNMPILRNLHHDATVEALAEIANNSFNGRLLDPPEFALSVLRMPFNSPDYESGNLRLALSLCPSVTVLRIVEAEGFSNIDLIGLSLMALKSIRELSIYGDLKLQNHTTSKLTFNGGVVPLLKAIGIMLKRLKLENLKNVNIETVVEFCPNLLKFCLIDNLSYTTTCQKVQKSVIFQQSKEISMFQKLRILNIEILQFEEFILTGLSSSDHLMKLETLVLLLSSPLLSNITILSCDSLTDHVFFAAAKLHRFQNLEILFLQNCHYVTKRGIDILMQDGNVLERVELNDCMNVSSEKNMQDWVDQAKKKNWILAVDCDEKSMWN; from the exons ATGCCACGAGTGAAATGTAACACTCCAAAATCTCTAGTAAAAGTGTGTGTTGAATTTATtgcaaataactttgatatatGGTGTAGACAATCACCAATTGAACTATATGAAATTGGTCCCGAAATAGGCAGCAATCCCTTTGATCAATTAC CCTGTACAGTTTTAGAACATATTGTTAAAGCAAACAGAAACATAGACAATATAGTTTTGCAGCATCTACTTACTCCACAACTCACTAGGGTAGTTCTGTGTGGCCAAGAACTTCTTGAACTTGCTTCAAATAGATGCCCT CAGCTGAAACATTTGAGAATAAATGGttgtaaattgaatttctggccaaaatttgaaaaactgcAAGTATTACAATTTTCTTCAGGTGGAGCTGAAGACAGCTTTTTACATACTATTGGAACTTACTGTACCGATTTAAG GGAATTGGATCTTAGACGCTGCCATCGTGTGACTGATTATGGCATTCAAGGACTGTGTGTCAGTGTGGATAATCTGGGTAGAAATTGTGAAACTCTGGGACAATGTAAATCCATTCAGTTATTAAGTCTTGAGCGCACAGTAAGGGTGACGAAGAAGGGTTTACAAATGGCGCTCAATAACATGCCTATCTTGAGAAACCTACATCATGACGCTACTGTTGAAGCCTTGGCAGAAATTGCAAACAATTCTTTTAATGGCAGACTCCTGGATCCCCCCGAATTCGCCTTGTCCGTGCTACGTATGCCCTTCAACTCACCTGATTATGAAAGTGGTAACTTAAGATTAGCATTGTCCTTGTGCCCTTCCGTTACGGTGTTACGTATCGTAGAGGCAGAGGGATTTTCTAATATAGACCTTATAGGGCTATCCTTAATGGCCCTTAAAAGCATACGCGAGCTCTCTATATATGGAGATTTGAAATTACAAAATCACACCACCAGTAAATTGACTTTTAATGGGGGTGTGGTTCCACTTCTGAAAGCTATTGGAATTATGCTTAAGAGGCTTAAgctagaaaatttaaaaaatgtcaatattGAAACTGTAGTAGAATTTTGtccaaatcttttaaaattttgtctaATTGACAATCTTAGTTATACTACAACTTGTCAAAAAGTGCAAAAATCTGTGATATTCCAACAAagcaaagaaatttcaatgtttcaaAAGCTTAGGATTTTGAACATAGAAATACTTCAATTTGAAGAATTCATTTTAACTGGACTTAGCAGCAGTGATCATTTGATGAAGTTGGAAACATTAGTTCTTCTATTGTCTTCTCCCTTGTTGAGTAATATTACTATTTTAAGTTGTGATTCTCTCACTGATCACGTTTTCTTTGCGGCCGCTAAGCTCCACCGCTTTCAGAATCTCGAGATATTGTTCCTACAAAATTGCCATTATGTTACAAAAAGGGGTATCGATATTTTAATGCAAGATGGCAACGTTCTGGAAAGAGTCGAATTGAACGACTGCATGAATGTATcttctgaaaaaaatatgcaggATTGGGTTGaccaagcaaaaaagaaaaattggatatTAGCAGTCGATTGTGATGAGAAGTCGATGTGGAACtga
- the LOC124191916 gene encoding fatty acid-binding protein-like, whose protein sequence is MAELSGKFQLSDADEDNFDKIMEAVGVSEEKRARGRSMRPTIQYSRNGDDYTMTYITGDGRELAHTFQLGVELDETTMDGRKVLSTYKRDGKNMIQHEKQENGLVIVYEREITGDELHVQISCGDLKAHRVFKKL, encoded by the exons ATGGCTGAACTCTCTGGTAAATTTCAACTGAGCGATGCTGACGAAGACAATTTCGACAAGATCATGGAAGCCGTtg GCGTGTCGGAAGAGAAACGGGCCCGAGGCCGATCTATGCGGCCGACGATTCAATACTCACGCAACGGAGACGATTACACGATGACTTACATCACCGGCGATGGCAGGGAACTTGCCCACACTTTCCAGCTGGGCGTCGAACTGGACGAGACCACCATGGACGGACGCAAAGTCCTG AGCACATACAAGCGCGATGGCAAGAACATGATCCAGCAcgagaaacaagaaaatggacTGGTGATTGTCTACGAACGCGAAATCACGGGCGACGAACTTCACGTG CAAATTTCATGTGGAGATCTCAAGGCCCACAGAGTCTTCAAGAAGCTGTAA
- the LOC124192077 gene encoding fatty acid-binding protein, muscle-like isoform X3 translates to MVFETTGKFQLVVGDDDNYGKIMEAVGVPPEKRQKVRSLRPVCEYSHDGDQYKVAGSAEGFPERSKDFVLDVEQEETTMDGRKVKSTYKRNGKSMVQHEVQENGSTIVYEREIKGDDMHVKISYGNLVANRVFKRL, encoded by the exons ATGGTTTTCGAAACAACCGGCAAATTCCAATTGGTCGTCGGAGATGACGACAACTACGGCAAAATCATGGAGGCAGTCG GTGTCCCACCGGAGAAACGCCAAAAGGTGCGCAGTCTGCGACCTGTTTGTGAATATTCCCACGACGGGGACCAATACAAAGTGGCGGGATCAGCCGAAGGTTTTCCTGAACGCAGCAAGGATTTCGTTTTGGATGTTGAGCAAGAAGAGACAACCATGGATGGACGCAAAGTTAAG AGCACTTACAAGCGCAATGGCAAGAGCATGGTCCAACACGAAGTTCAGGAAAATGGATCGACCATCGTTTACGAACGTGAGATCAAGGGAGACGACATGCATGTG AAAATTAGTTACGGCAACCTCGTCGCTAACCGCGTCTTCAAGAGATTGTAA
- the LOC124192077 gene encoding fatty acid-binding protein, muscle-like isoform X1: MVFETTGKFQLVVGDDDNYDKIMEAVGVPPEKRQKVRSLRPVCEYSHDGDQYKVAGSAEGFPERSKDFVLDVEQEETTMDGRKVKSTYKRNGKSMVQHEVQENGSTIVYEREIKGDDMHVKISYGNLVANRVFKRL; the protein is encoded by the exons ATGGTTTTCGAAACAACTGGCAAATTCCAACTGGTCGTCGGAGATGACGACAACTACGACAAAATTATGGAGGCAGTCG GTGTCCCACCGGAGAAACGCCAAAAGGTGCGCAGTCTGCGACCTGTTTGTGAATATTCCCACGACGGGGACCAATACAAAGTGGCGGGATCAGCCGAAGGTTTTCCTGAACGCAGCAAGGATTTCGTTTTGGATGTTGAGCAAGAAGAGACAACCATGGATGGACGCAAAGTTAAG AGCACTTACAAGCGCAATGGCAAGAGCATGGTCCAACACGAAGTTCAGGAAAATGGATCGACCATCGTTTACGAACGTGAGATCAAGGGAGACGACATGCATGTG AAAATTAGTTACGGCAACCTCGTCGCTAACCGCGTCTTCAAGAGATTGTAA
- the LOC124192077 gene encoding fatty acid-binding protein, muscle-like isoform X2 has protein sequence MVFETTGKFQLVVGDDDNYGKIMEAVGIPPEKRQKVVSLRPICEYSHDGDQYKVSGSAEGFPERSKNFVLNVEQEETTMDGRKVKSTYKRNGKSMVQHEVQENGSTIVYEREIKGDDMHVKITYGNLVANRVFKRL, from the exons ATGGTTTTCGAAACAACCGGCAAATTCCAATTGGTCGTCGGAGATGACGACAACTACGGCAAAATCATGGAGGCAGTCG gtATCCCACCGGAGAAGCGCCAAAAGGTGGTCAGCCTGCGGCCCATTTGCGAATATTCCCACGATGGGGACCAGTACAAAGTGTCGGGATCGGCCGAAGGATTTCCTGAACGCAGCAAGAATTTCGTTTTGAACGTCGAGCAAGAAGAGACAACCATGGACGGACGCAAAGTCAAG AGCACTTACAAGCGCAATGGTAAGAGCATGGTCCAACACGAAGTGCAGGAAAACGGATCGACTATCGTGTACGAACGTGAGATCAAGGGAGACGACATGCATGTG AAAATCACTTATGGCAACCTTGTCGCCAATCGCGTCTTCAAGAGATTGTAA
- the LOC124192076 gene encoding fatty acid-binding protein, muscle-like, which translates to MLSGRTRVHAAAARLTCPGTIRQWQYKRNQWPRGENTIRACVCGVFTLCFPVSPSPLHSEFIRCSLKMVYESTGKFQLVEGDVDNFDKMMEAVGVSAEKRQKGRTLKPIIEFSHDGDKYKVTGSAEGIPERTKEFVLDVEQEETTIDGRKVKSTYKREAKGLMIQHEVQENGMVVVYHREIKGDQMHVKVTCGDLVANRLYKKM; encoded by the exons ATGCTTTCGGGTCGTACCCGCgtgcatgctgctgctgcccggctGACGTGCCCTGGCACCATTCGTCAATGGCAATACAAAAGGAACCAATGGCCAAGGGGCGAAAATACAATCAG GGCTTGCGTCTGTGGTGTCTTCACTCTGTGCTTTCCCGTTTCACCTTCTCCACTCCATTCCGAATTCATCCGCTGCAGTCTAAAAATGGTTTACGAATCGACCGGCAAGTTCCAACTGGTGGAAGGAGACGTCGACAACTTTGACAAGATGATGGAAGCCGTCG GTGTTTCGGCCGAGAAGCGCCAAAAGGGCCGCACCTTGAAGCCCATCATCGAGTTCTCGCACGATGGCGACAAGTACAAGGTGACCGGATCTGCCGAAGGCATTCCCGAACGCACCAAGGAATTCGTCTTGGACGTCGAGCAGGAAGAGACCACCATCGACGGACGCAAAGTCAAG AGCACTTACAAGCGTGAGGCCAAGGGACTGATGATCCAACACGAAGTCCAGGAGAACGGCATGGTGGTCGTCTACCACCGTGAAATCAAGGGAGACCAAATGCATGTG AAAGTCACTTGCGGTGATCTCGTCGCCAACCGCCTCtacaagaaaatgtaa
- the LOC124192211 gene encoding fatty acid-binding protein, heart-like has protein sequence MSFVGKWKLTTQENFDDYMKAIGVGMANRMLAKAATPQVEYTVAGDNWTIVTTGLKDTTAKFKVGVEQDDETTDGRKVKTVYTLESPTKLVQKEKWDGKEATLIREVNGDELKVTITLDAVVCTRNYKRV, from the exons ATGTCTTTCGTTGGAAAGTGGAAACTCACTACCCAGGAGAACTTTGATGACTACATGAAGGCTATCG GTGTTGGTATGGCCAACCG AATGCTGGCCAAGGCCGCCACTCCGCAGGTGGAATACACTGTGGCTGGTGACAACTGGACGATCGTCACGACCGGATTGAAGGATACGACGGCCAAATTCAAGGTGGGCGTCGAGCAGGACGACGAGACGACCGACGGCCGCAAAGTCAAGACCGTCTACACTCTCGAAAGTCCAACCAAATTGGTCCAGAAGGAGAAATGGGACGGCAAAGAGGCCACCCTCATCCGTGAAGTCAACGGTGACGAGCTCAAAGTG ACCATCACTCTGGACGCTGTTGTTTGCACCCGCAACTACAAACGCGTTTAG